One genomic segment of Nerophis lumbriciformis linkage group LG20, RoL_Nlum_v2.1, whole genome shotgun sequence includes these proteins:
- the derl2 gene encoding derlin-2 has product MAYQTFQQEYLQIPLVTRAYTTACVLTTAAVQLELITPFQLYFNPDLILRNYQVWRLITNFLFFGPVGFNFLFNMIFLYRYCRMLEEGSFRGRTADFVFMFIFGGLLMTIFGIFVSLVFLGQAFTIMLVYVWSRRNPNVRMNFFGLLNFQAPFLPWVLMGFSLLLGNSIIVDLLGIAVGHVYYFLEDVFPNQPGGGRWLKTPSIIKMLFDTPDHDANYNPLPEDRPGGFAWGDGQQLGG; this is encoded by the exons ATGGCCTACCAGACATTCCAACAGGAATATCTACAGATTCCACTTGTGACGAGAGCTTATACTACCGCTTGCGTCCTCACTACTGCTGCAGTG CAACTAGAGTTAATCACACCTTTTCAACTGTACTTCAATCCAGATTTGATCCTAAGGAATTACCAG GTATGGCGGCTAATAACAAACTTCCTATTTTTCGGTCCAGTGGGTTTCAATTTCCTCTTCAATATGATTTTTTT GTACAGATACTGTCGTATGTTGGAGGAGGGCTCTTTCAGGGGGCGCACAGCTGACTTTGTCTTCATGTTTATCTTTGGTGGGTTGCTGATGACT ATATTTGGTATATTTGTGAGTCTGGTATTCCTGGGTCAGGCATTCACCATCATGTTGGTGTATGTGTGGAGTCGACGAAATCCAAACGTTCGTATGAATTTCTTCGGCCTTTTGAATTTCCAAGCACCCTTCCTGCCTTGGGTGCTGATGGGATTCTCCCTTCTGCTGGGCAACTCCATCATTGTTGATCTTTTAG GTATCGCTGTGGGTCACGTGTACTACTTCTTGGAAGACGTCTTCCCCAACCAGCCAGGTGGTGGAAGATGGCTGAAGACTCCATCCATCAT AAAGATGCTATTCGACACGCCTGACCATGATGCTAACTACAACCCGTTGCCAGAAGATCGTCCAGGAGGGTTTGCTTGGGGAGATGGACAGCAACTTGGAGGTTAG